In a genomic window of Gemmatimonadales bacterium:
- a CDS encoding carboxypeptidase-like regulatory domain-containing protein, protein MTAHLACALGPFLLVALAGCAANAPPPAPRQAAFDATEYAPYARRGTGEIAGQVLFQIESDQVRPGRGKIVILAPVTSYSTEWWVEEVVGGRSLEPVDPRAAPFHLMTTADRQGRFRFENLPAGDYYLASWSGHSSADQRVGERIRLAEGEQRQVLLDDLRSTPVRRRLDIDVAEEPAEPSPPSRGSGSDSVSGRPPVRARVEDRMPTDVRVQQAVHDLKRLHIATQVREVAPGLLVARIGPEALSPGTALAYELERLYVAYSKAVGLWDRTVIELWDRRRKVGEYTSGGLLLGRE, encoded by the coding sequence ATGACAGCTCACCTCGCGTGTGCGCTCGGGCCATTCCTGCTCGTTGCTCTGGCCGGCTGCGCGGCCAACGCTCCGCCTCCCGCTCCGCGGCAGGCCGCTTTCGACGCGACCGAGTACGCTCCGTATGCCAGACGGGGTACCGGGGAGATCGCCGGCCAGGTCCTGTTCCAGATCGAGAGCGACCAGGTCAGGCCGGGTCGCGGCAAGATTGTGATCCTCGCTCCGGTGACCTCGTATTCCACGGAATGGTGGGTCGAGGAGGTCGTCGGCGGCCGGTCGCTCGAGCCGGTGGACCCGCGAGCGGCCCCTTTTCACCTGATGACCACCGCGGATCGGCAGGGGCGTTTTCGGTTCGAGAACCTCCCGGCCGGAGACTATTATCTGGCCTCCTGGTCCGGCCACTCGAGTGCCGACCAGAGAGTCGGTGAGCGCATCCGGCTGGCTGAGGGGGAACAGCGCCAGGTACTACTTGATGACCTTCGGTCGACGCCGGTCAGACGCCGCCTCGACATCGATGTCGCCGAGGAGCCGGCGGAACCCTCGCCCCCCTCACGCGGCTCGGGGTCCGATTCAGTCTCTGGCAGGCCGCCCGTTCGGGCTCGGGTGGAGGACCGGATGCCCACCGACGTCCGGGTGCAGCAGGCGGTGCATGATCTCAAGCGCCTGCACATCGCCACGCAGGTGCGGGAGGTGGCCCCCGGTCTGCTGGTGGCGCGCATCGGGCCGGAAGCGCTTTCGCCCGGCACAGCGCTGGCATACGAGCTGGAGCGGCTGTACGTGGCGTACAGCAAGGCGGTGGGCT
- a CDS encoding PilZ domain-containing protein: protein MSVNERWTAARLDRRAVPRVEYRRTAPALLELEGYRCAVRDLGFGGLRVEPAPAGRVWEWDQLVTGTLQLRTGERIAIAGRIGRVDRAGLAIFPDGDEWPSAAAIMAERTTLLQRHRERRSAPRLPIPAPAAGVPGPGTPLRDVSATGLRYTLNPGEPAPATGSRIEGSLRVDAETTIEVRGQVVRHAGREIAVAFDPPGLDPDLLLLLRQRFFPEARTGHSRL from the coding sequence GTGAGCGTGAATGAGCGATGGACTGCCGCCCGGCTCGACCGCCGGGCGGTGCCACGCGTGGAGTACCGGCGGACGGCGCCCGCCCTGCTCGAGCTCGAGGGCTACCGCTGTGCGGTCCGAGACCTCGGATTCGGCGGGCTTCGGGTCGAGCCCGCGCCTGCGGGACGAGTCTGGGAGTGGGATCAACTGGTCACCGGTACCCTCCAGCTTCGGACCGGCGAACGGATCGCGATTGCCGGCCGGATCGGCCGAGTCGATCGCGCCGGCCTGGCGATCTTTCCCGACGGCGACGAGTGGCCCTCCGCGGCGGCGATCATGGCGGAGCGGACCACCCTGCTCCAGCGTCACCGCGAGCGCCGGTCCGCCCCCCGCCTGCCGATTCCCGCGCCCGCCGCCGGGGTGCCCGGGCCGGGCACCCCCCTCCGTGATGTGAGCGCCACGGGACTGCGCTACACCCTGAATCCCGGCGAGCCTGCGCCTGCGACCGGCAGTCGGATCGAGGGTTCGCTCCGGGTGGATGCAGAGACCACGATCGAGGTGCGCGGCCAGGTGGTGCGGCACGCCGGCCGCGAAATCGCGGTCGCGTTCGACCCGCCCGGTCTCGATCCGGACCTCCTGCTCCTCCTGCGGCAACGATTCTTCCCCGAGGCCAGAACGGGCCACTCGCGTCTCTAG
- a CDS encoding response regulator, which yields MDRAFDSGNGLPTALVIDDEPEIRHLVHRILEPDICRVIEAGGGEEGLRLLQAGTPVVDIVLTDLVMPNLDGWDVIDTLSEYRPDLPVLAISAYAGLDQRRLSERLGTQALAKPFDVDALRQTVSAILAETRVMRERAVQMRAFARQVSAAGARVREENGARLARISDLVIAAWEIHALLHPRS from the coding sequence GTGGATCGCGCTTTCGACTCCGGGAACGGCCTCCCGACGGCTCTCGTCATCGACGACGAGCCGGAGATACGACATTTGGTGCACCGGATCCTCGAGCCCGATATCTGCCGGGTCATCGAAGCGGGCGGCGGCGAGGAAGGGCTCCGACTGCTGCAAGCCGGCACTCCCGTGGTGGACATCGTCCTCACCGACCTGGTGATGCCCAATCTCGACGGCTGGGACGTGATCGATACTCTGAGCGAGTATCGGCCGGACCTTCCGGTGCTCGCCATTTCGGCGTACGCCGGATTGGACCAGCGGAGGCTGTCCGAGCGGCTTGGTACCCAGGCACTCGCTAAGCCTTTCGACGTCGACGCGCTCCGGCAGACCGTGTCGGCCATACTCGCCGAAACCCGGGTCATGCGCGAGCGCGCGGTGCAGATGCGGGCCTTTGCCCGGCAGGTGAGCGCCGCCGGCGCTCGGGTCCGCGAGGAGAATGGCGCCCGGCTCGCCCGGATCAGTGATCTGGTGATCGCCGCCTGGGAGATCCACGCTCTGCTGCACCCGCGGAGCTAA